The genomic window TCCTCCGAAGACCCAGGCGTCCTGGGAATCGTGTATGACTCCGTTGCTTTTCCTGAACAGGACGGGAGCCCCCCAGGCCTCCGAGTGACTGTGAGCAGTGGCAGATTTGCTAAGCAGGAGTTTCCAGAGGGCTCCTCTGGGCCCAGTAGGTAAGGCCAGGCTGGTCAGTGCCACATTCTCTCCCTAGGTGATGCTGGGAGGGTCCTGGTTACAGACGCTGGAAGCCAGGGGCTCCGTCTTATCTCAGGAGCTGTTCCAGCAGCAGGCACAGCAGGCAGCTGCCGCCCAGTTAGGACTGAAGGAGCCCCCGAGTCACTGCTTGGTCCACCTGCACAAGGTAAGCGAGGAAGTGCCGCTCAGCTCCCACTGAAGGCAGGGACGGTGTATCTGTTGCTATGTCCTCAAGCTTGGCCATCAGCAACAAAAATTTCCCTGtatcccctcttctctccccagaaCTGCATCCCCCAGTATACACTAGGCCACTGGCAAAAACTGGGTGAGTTGGGAAAGTGGCTGTGCTGAGGAGGGCAAGGAAACCAGACCCCCAGCGCTAACAGTCCCGTCATCTTCTCCTTCCAGAGGCAGCGACCCAGTTCCTGGCTTCTCAGAGGCTGCCCCTGACTCTGGCTGGAGCCTCCTATGAGGGGGTTGCTGTTAATGACTGTATAGAGAGCGGCCGCCAGGCAGCAGCCCGGGCCCTGGGCTCAGAACCTAACAGCTgatccccacctcctcctggccATGCTGGCGGCACCTCTTTACCCACGAAAATAAAAGTTGCTGGAGCTTGGCTGGATCTGGTTGTTCCGTCACCTCTGGGCATACGGtcgcaggggaaggagcaggtcGCAAGGGGAGGCACGAGGTGCCTGGGAGGcagcaagcaggagcagaggcaAGACAAAGTcctttattagaaaatatatcaaaatcccAGCCCCCTGAGCCAGGTCCAGAAGAGGAAGCTACTCGAGCACTGGCAGAAAGTACCCAGGGAGGGGCTTCCTTCACCAAACATACTTCCTCGGAaccataaatagaataaatattcaCAGAGGTCCCGGGAAAAGCCAGATCACTCTTCTCTCCGTGGAAGAGGAAGGGACGTGGGGTCCAGCCCTGCTCTTACCCAGGGGCCAGCGACTCTCAGGAGTCACCACATAAAATCATGACACCAAGGATTCACAGTCATAAGCCCTGGCAGGTGACCCTAGAAAGAGGGACCCCCCAGGTCTGAAGGAGCCCAGCTCCAGTCCAGCAGTGAGGAGAGGCCCCGGCCTCCAGCCCTGGAGTTGCGTCCCCCCACATCCCTCTAAGAGCAGTGAGGACCTGAGGGTGGGGAGAGTACAACCCGTCTGATTCGGTTTCATGATTGAGGTGGGCAGGCAGGACGAGTCAGTGTGAACCGTTGGGGGCTGTGTGGTTGGCAGTAGGCGGAGGGCCGGGCCTGGCTGGGGGCCGGCGCTGCAGCATCTCTTGACGGAAGGCCTGGGAGGAACCAGGTGGGTAACGGGGACCAGAGGGAGTCCGGGGACCCCGAGGGTCAGTTCCAATGTCTGCTGTGATGTTGGTATAGAGAGGACCCAGCTCTCGAGCCAGCAATCGGTATGTCAGCGAGTTCATCCCATCTTGTGTCCAGGAATTCTGGGTACGGACCAGGAGGTCAAATCTGAGGGTCAGAGGTTGGAGAACTAAGGCCCAGAAAGAAACAGCCGGGGACCTAGGGAGCATCAGGACGCAGCGCCTTCCCTGGGAATGCAGCTCCCTGAGCAGCCACAGCAGCAACCAGGCTGTCCCCCCTACCTGTGCGGGTTCTCCTCGTTGCCCTTATCACCACGATGCTTCACCATCTTGTAATGCCCCACAGACGTGGGGGGGCGAGAGATCTTCATCCCAGCCAGGCGCACCCTGCAGGGAAAGTGGGGGCACCTTGGAGGACCCTGCGTGGAGGCAAGCGGCTCTTCCTGTTTGCTCCGCCCAGCGAGGAGGCGGCAGCAGGGTTCTGTACAACTAGCACTAGCTAGGCAAGGAAAGGGCCACACACCGGAAGAGAGAAAGTCAAACAGAAGGAAAGGCAGGAGAATGTAAAGGCGGGACGCAGCCAAGTAAGTCTGGGCGCCTTGGGGCCTCTTAACACCTGGCAGGTAGGTCTGTCCCGCCCGCCCTGTTATCTCAGTGGCTCCGAGAAACCGCCCTGGCATTTGTTGGAAAGGACAGGACTAGCCCAGGAGCTACACCCCCAAGCTCAGCAATCCCCAACTAGAACAGCGGCTGCCCTGCCTCGACTTCTCACCCCGCACCACGGGCCTCAGTGTTAGGAAAAGAACAGAACCAAGTCATCAGGACCCCACCTCTGACACACACAAGCAGAACTGAGATGGCCTGGGCAAGTGCTTAAAGAACACATCCATTTAGGAGTCGCTGGGCCCTTTCCACACATACAGAGGACAAGAATTCAGAGAGGTCGTGCTGGAGGACacgaggggggaggggaggccatgGGTCCAACACAGCAAGCCCAAATTCTCACTCCACAGATAGGAAATTGGGTCAGGTGGGGCTGAAGGTCAAAATGTTTCACATGCTAAAAATGAGCTGGCATCGTGCCAATGGCACAGACTTAAAACCAAAAAGTGATTCTGGGTGATATGGAGCAGAGCCCCTCCTCCCCGGCCCCATAGGAAGTGGTCTGGAGTTACGTTAGCAGAAGGCAGGACTGACTTGTCTCTAGGCCCCTTTCCAGCTCTGGAATCTCATGATACTACAGCCCATTGagcttctcctctctcccagaaACAGAACTCACCAGATCTAGGAGATGGAAGGGTGACAGAGTGGGGAACAGCACGATAAAGCCTGACCTGGGCAGAGAGGAAAAGCTAAGGGAAAGGAATAGGACCGAGGAGCTAAAGGCTGGTGTGAAAGCGCGAGCGCTGGGGCTGGTCTCGGGGGACAGGGATGCAGGCCCccgtgggggtgggaagcagtggCGGGAAGTCTGACCTGGTAGCAATGTCGTCATCCTCACCACCCCAGCCCCAGTATTCATTGGGGAAGCCGTTCATCTTCAGGTACTGGTCAGGAGTGAGCGCCGAGACTCCTCCAAAGTACTGGGGGTACGGGAGGCTAGGGAGAGAAAGATCCTTGGGTTCCACGAGTCTTTGGGGGAGACATCCCTACCCCACAACCCCTTAACCTCCTCCTGCCAATGGATGGTGGGTGTCCCTACTTCCCAGCACCCTCTCGTGCCCTCTACCTGTATCCAAACTTGTTCATGGCAACAGCAACATGCCGGGGTCCCCGGGGGTCACACACATACAGATTGTGGTCGTTCTCGGGCAGGAGGTCCACGTCGTGCAAGAACAGGCAGTCCCACTCCTCATCACGCAGGGCTTCCCGCACCCCAACGTTTAGCAGCTTGGCCCTGTTAAATGTTCCGTTTCCAGCCTGGAAGGTAACGGAGAAGAACCAGACTACGTCTAGAGGTAGCAGCATggaggagagggggcagaagTACCAAAGTGAAAGGAGGGGAATCGAAGGGGGGAAGAGGGGCAAGGATAGTGAAGAGAAAGCCAAACTTTCATTTTTCCTCCAACAAATCGTTTCAGAGCACCGGGATGGCCTGTTTACTTATGCGCGGCTGTTTAGCACTTAAACCTAACAACCACAGCCATGGAAAACAGGGGTCTATAGGTTTTCATTCTTAGACTCTAAGGGAGTCTAAGAatcttgttcaaggtcacatacGGGACAAATGGCAGAACTGATTTTAATCCAAATCTGTCCAATTCCCAAGTCAACCAAGGAAAAATCCCAGAGAGTACAGGACAGTCAGAGTACCccgagcagaggaaggaggactCGGGGGCCGACAAGCCGGCAGAGGAGGACCAGGTGCTTCCCCACATTCAACAGTCTCACCCTCCTAAAATGACCGCGGGGACCCACCATCTGAGAGCGGACTGGCATTTCCTCACAGAGTCCTTACCagaaagcgggggtggggggctggggtacCTGGTGGATGACGTAGATGCCGTAAGCGAGCTGCTGGCGCTGCAGGAAGGGGTGCAGGTGGTAGAGCAGCAGGCGCAGGTGGTGCTCCCGGGCCCGGTGCGGCACGATGATGGCCGTGCGGGAGCGGGGCTCACACCCCGCGGGGCGGTAGCGGCCCCCCGGTTCCACCCGGGGGTTCCTCTCCGCGATCTCTGCCAGTGATGGCACCGGGCTAAAGGACACGGACACAGGACCCACTGTTGGGGGGGAAGGGCCAGGTTAACGGTTGGAAAGAGGGACCTCCAGGGCCTGGGAACGCCGCTGGCCCCAGTGGTCTGGTTCTCGGGCTCTGCTCTCCCAACAGCTTACACCGAGATCACAAACACCGTGAGTTTCCCATCATTGGGACAGCTTTGCAAAGTCTGAAAGGTGCAGGTTCTTCACTTAGCCTGCCTTATTTTAGGGTTCCATAACTCCAGCCTCATTAGGTTAGAAGGTCGAGAACACAGGACTTCCAACTAACAAAACCGCGGCCCGTCTACAAAGGAAGCAATCCCTGGCCCAAGGCAGGAAGAGCACAGGAACGGCCGGGCAGTGAAAAACTGTGGCTCAACCCAGGAGCCCAATCTAAACTCCAAATCCACAGGCCACTTATCTCAGCCTCTGCCCACCTCTGGTGACCTTAACCCGGGTCCTAAGCCCCACGCCTGCCGCCCTAGCCCTGTCCCCACACCCTGGCCTTCcgtttccttccccctccctctgcactCACCTAAAAGAGGAGATCGTTCTGGACAGTAGGGTAGACCTTGAGGAGctggaggggcccctggggcaacaggggccccaggcAGGTGACTGAGGTTACTGTAGACATCATGGGGATGAGAATAGTCAAATGTCGGCCCCTGCTCTCGGCCAAATAGGGCACTGAGGCTTCGGAAGCCCCCCAGTGACAGGTACATCATGACAGCCAGCTGGGAGCCCACCAGCAGGGCCAGTGTGCAGGGCCGCTCCAGCAGCCTCCGCAACATCCTGGGCTCAGGTCTacggaaggagagaggagaattCTGGGCACAGGCAGGTGAAGAGCAAGCCAGCAGAGATCATCAGTTAAGAACCAAGGTGGTGCCAAGagttaaagaggaaaagaggCGAAGATCGAAGTCACAGAAGGGAGCACACAGGTGTACAGTCATGCGTGGAAAAGAAACAGAACGTAACCACCAGCAGCCCTACCTACCACCTGTCATTTCCAGCCCAAGTCTcactctcctccacctcctccctgaaCCGCTCAGGCCAACTACTCTCCGTCCCCACCCCCAAGGATGCTTACATCATTCAGGGCCTTTTCAAAGGAGTCTCTGGAGAACCACCCTCCCAATTttagaggggggtggggggtggactcACCTAGGTTCAAGCTGTCTTCTTCGGGATCATGGGGACTTCAGGGGGTCCCGGGGGGGCAGAGATGTGAGGCATTATCTAAATTGGAAATGTCACAGAGGACAGAGCAAGTCTCCATCCAGCACTCCAACAGTGATCCTGGGACTAGCTGGAACAGAAGTGGTCAAGGATAACCACCCACCCAGAGGGGCAGAGATCAAGATCAGGGTGAAACTGGTTtcccaagcaggggaagtgaagGAAAGTGGTtggaaagaaaaggggaggaCCCAGAGATGCTAGGTCCCTGGCCTCTCCCCCAGCTGCCCTTGAGTGTCAGGTTTACGTGTACTTAACCATTCCCCACCCTGACAGGACCAACCTGTTTGGGGAGTGGGGTCGGGACTGCTAATGGAGACATTATTTTTGCCAAGGAGTGAGGCAGTCACGACAGGATTGTGGAACGGCCTCAGGAGAACCCAGGGCAGACTAGGAAACGGGTTCCTTTCCGTTCTTCACGTGCCTAGGAGGCAGCCCCGCAGGTGCAGGGCGCTCGATCACCTGGGAGCTGCAAGCAAACAGCCCCGGAGCGCGACGGGGAGTAGGATGGGGGGGCGTCCTCCACCGTTTCTATCCTATCCCAGTCCTAGCGGGGCGTAGGGAGGAGGGTTACCGCTAAAAgtgagagggagtgggagggctGGGCAGAGCCCGTCGGGGGTACCTGGGCTGGCTCACCTAAGGGGCGTGGTCAGCACTCTGCAGAGGGTCACAGCCCAGTTCTTTCAGAGCATCCCAACCGCCCACCCCAACCTCCTCTTGCATTTGCAATGTGAGCCCACCGGCCTCTGTCCATATTTCCACCTGGgaccccctccctgctccagcTGGTCTCCAGGCTTCCCCCGGAACTTCTCATCCTCCCCGTCGCCCGAACCTTTCTCCCGGGCCTCTCACCCCATCATCCCCAGCCCACATACCTGCTCTTCTGCTTCCCGTCGTCACCGCCACCCCGACAGCCTGGCAGGCATCGTCACCGCCATCTTGGAAGCGGGCGCCGCTGGGCGGGGCCTCGCGTCACGGGGCGGGGCCTCGCGTCACGGGGCGGGGCCTGGGTGGAGCCTCCCGggcgggcggggcgcgggggagctgggggaggctggAGCGCGGCAGGGTGGAGCTGGGCCGCCGGGGAAGCCCGCGCGGGGCGCTCTCCCCTCCTGACCGGACGCTATTTCCCACCCCTCAGACTGGGAGGACAACAGCTCAAATCAGGACTCTTGCAGCACCCGGCCTGGCCCAGAGGCCAGTGCGACAGTTTCTGGCGCGTCGCAAAACCTGTCACCGCAGGCCAGCCCCTTGCCGGAGTGTTAGGTGTATCAGAATTGTTTCTTGCTCAGGGTACATTGTTTCGACTGCTCTGGCGCATTTTTGTATCCCCGTGATGTCCCGCAGGCCTTGATAGAAACGATTAGTTAGTTAATAAAAAATGATGCACTGAGTGAGGAGGGAAGGGCGGCGTCTGCTTTAATGTAAAATTGTGTTTTCCCTGACATTACAGTAAAATGGACGTTCCGTTAGTTTGCAATATGTGTATCCTGTGGTTTCCACTATCGCCTTAGCACGTTGTGTTTCTTAGAAGCAGATGTTCACACCCAGGAAACTTAGGTTAACTCACAGCGTGTTCTTCCAAAAGGGAGGGATATAAacaatatagtaaaataaatatgattGCCCAGAAATTGCAGCTCATTCACACGTAGACGCTTGAGAGAGACTTCCCAGAAGTGATGGTTAATGGGGAACCAGAAGGACTCGTTCTATAGCACATCCATCTGCCTTAAGAGGTTCTGTTTCCCGGAGAGCTGTTCTGCAACTCTGTAAGGAACTGATCCACATGCAAATCTGGACGGATTGAGGTTCAATGCTCAATTGCTCCCTACATTGTGcaataaacaaagtaaa from Neovison vison isolate M4711 chromosome 10, ASM_NN_V1, whole genome shotgun sequence includes these protein-coding regions:
- the B4GALT3 gene encoding beta-1,4-galactosyltransferase 3, yielding MLRRLLERPCTLALLVGSQLAVMMYLSLGGFRSLSALFGREQGPTFDYSHPHDVYSNLSHLPGAPVAPGAPPAPQGLPYCPERSPLLVGPVSVSFSPVPSLAEIAERNPRVEPGGRYRPAGCEPRSRTAIIVPHRAREHHLRLLLYHLHPFLQRQQLAYGIYVIHQAGNGTFNRAKLLNVGVREALRDEEWDCLFLHDVDLLPENDHNLYVCDPRGPRHVAVAMNKFGYSLPYPQYFGGVSALTPDQYLKMNGFPNEYWGWGGEDDDIATRVRLAGMKISRPPTSVGHYKMVKHRGDKGNEENPHRFDLLVRTQNSWTQDGMNSLTYRLLARELGPLYTNITADIGTDPRGPRTPSGPRYPPGSSQAFRQEMLQRRPPARPGPPPTANHTAPNGSH